The nucleotide sequence ATCGCTCACGGGAATACCCAAGAAGCTGCATTAACCCATATTCAAGAAGCAATACAATTGTGGATTGATACGGCAAAAGAGTTTGGCGATCCTATTCCAGAACCCAAAAAACAGCATTGGATGCGTGCAAGTTGATGTTTTTATTGCCTTCTCCCAAGTTGGTGGAAGGGGGGATGTCGATAGATATTTGGAAATCGTGACAAGGGCAAGAAAAATAATGAAAAGCTCTGCTACTACTGGCTTTTATCGATTTTTGACAGCATTTCCTAAGAATCGACGCACCTCCTTGCAAGTTAAGGACAATAGGGTGCGTCGATGGGTTTTTTGGGGTCGAAGTGTTAACGAAAAATAACCTCAAAGCCCTGTATGACATGGGTCACAGCGATTTTTCCATTCTGAAGGTGTACTAATCGACGCACCTCGCCGAATCGCCGAAACCCGCATTCTTTCGTTGACCTGCGTCGATGCCTTGTCCTAACTGGATTTGAGAGGTGTAAAATTGGCAATTTTTGAAGGTTCAGACTATAATTTGAAGAGGTGCGTCGATTCGGCGGCTGAAACCCTTACTGGGTCTGGGCTGTCAGACGAACTCCCTACCGATTGGGTTAAATCGGATTAGTTGGAAACTTTCTACAGTAATATACTGAGTACTGTTATTCTTGCCCTACCGATTGGGTTAAATCGGATTAGTTGGAAACAGTGAAAGCCATTTTGTAACTCCTAGAATTGTTTTGTTTTCCCTACCGATTGGGTTAAATCGGATTAGTTGGAAACTCTTACCTTTTCGGTCGCCGATCAGCATTAAACCCCTACCGATTGGGTTAAATCGGATTAGTTGGAAACTATCTTCAAGAGATTTTTTCAACTCTTTTGTTTCAACCCTACCGATTGGGTTAAATCGGATTAGTTGGAAACCTTTTTCTTCAACACATCCTTACACGCCTCTTGCG is from Lusitaniella coriacea LEGE 07157 and encodes:
- a CDS encoding type II toxin-antitoxin system HicB family antitoxin yields the protein MNKYEVIICWSEIDRAFISKAPELHGCIAHGNTQEAALTHIQEAIQLWIDTAKEFGDPIPEPKKQHWMRAS